The following coding sequences lie in one Syngnathus scovelli strain Florida chromosome 1, RoL_Ssco_1.2, whole genome shotgun sequence genomic window:
- the ints10 gene encoding integrator complex subunit 10 isoform X1 translates to MSAQKDCEFLVKRARELVPDDPCAAKAWLITARTLYPADFNIQYEMYIIERNAERTSCAGRLLYDMFLNFPDQPIVWREISVITAALRSDTQDKHSQFLRGLFETLPGRIQCEMLLKATEQCFNTLEKAEMLLLLLKRFPESVVQHGVSLGETLLEAETSEKVDSPINCFRKLFVCDVLPLVLNNMDMRLPASLMQKYILKAAEFYIGYVTQGPSPDGQINASQEGGPLKSPGVSRGSQRYVIDGLSEKSSVVAEPWERLLDLLAIVGARCEWQGDKGQRSYIDLLQRVKELCRYLPGLEGDTRARCCSQVVICTALVLFRNAFLYVSTVQPALFQGVNTLNLGPWILVEDFSSVYTDVDVERVTVKHSHKKRKMADGREKTISSDDEEGLGKVRGRHILVNKTEMPNWSETLEGFYTARESWDILHSHDSLETEFKKICASWKTDSWLWFRIFLTDMIIYQGQYRKALSSLHQMAAVQPPQSGQQSPLGQTSLEHHRALIQQASCHYALGEYRMACEKLLDVVSGVVPPNHEPTKTPEDQTRVKTKMKKSHDLRLLPCTSNAILPFCLQLMLACFKTRAFMDNRDDLLLGHVVVLLQYDWPQGEMLFLKAVDKICLQGAFQYENFFNYVTNIDMLEEFAYLRTPDGGRIQLELLPNQGMLIKNPRPALGLELNTLLLQGVQTMDRHHTVTRGITKGVKEDFRLAMERQVSRCGENLLNVLHRFCINEKIIIVQSLP, encoded by the exons ATGTCAGCGCAAAAAGACTGCGAGTTTTTGGTCAAAAGAGCTCGCGAGCTCGTTCCTGATGACCCCTGTGCGGCTAAAGCCTGGCTCATAACTGCCAGGACGCTTTACCCTGCCGACTTCAACATACAG TATGAAATGTACATCATTGAACGCAATGCAGAAAGGACATCCTGTGCAGGGAGATTGCTCTATGACAT GTTTTTAAATTTCCCAGATCAACCCATTGTGTGGCGGGAGATCAGTGTCATCACCGCAGCTCTGCGTAGTGACACTCAGGACAAACATTCACAGTTCCTTCGAG GGCTTTTTGAAACACTGCCTGGTCGTATACAGTGTGAGATGTTGCTGAAGGCAACAGAGCAGTGCTTCAACACTTTGGAGAAGGCTGAGATGCTGTTGCTCCTACTGAAACGCTTTCCAGAGTCTGTGGTCCAACACGGA GTGAGTCTAGGTGAGACACTGTTGGAGGCAGAGACATCTGAGAAAGTGGACTCACCCATCAACTGCTTCAGAAAACTTTTTG TGTGTGACGTCCTTCCTTTGGTTCTAAACAACATGGACATGCGTCTGCCAGCCAGCTTGATGCAGAAATACATCCTGAAAGCTGCTGAGTTCTACATCGGTTACGTCACCCAAGGACCTTCACCCGACGGACAGATAAATG CGTCTCAAGAAGGTGGTCCTCTAAAGTCCCCCGGTGTCTCCCGTGGCTCCCAGCGCTATGTTATCGACGGCCTGTCGGAAAAATCTTCAGTGGTTGCCGAACCTTGGGAGAGGCTGTTGGACCTCCTTGCCATCGTTGGCGCTCGATGTGAGTGGCAGGGAGACAAAGGACAGAG GAGTTATATTGACTTACTTCAGAGAGTAAAGGAGCTGTGTCGCTACTTACCGGGCCTGGAGGGTGACACGAGAGCCCGCTGCTGCAGCCAGGTGGTTATCTGCACCGCCCTTGTCCTCTTCCGCAACGCCTTCCTCTACGTCTCGACTGTCCAGCCAGCGCTGTTCCAAG GTGTGAATACGCTCAACTTGGGGCCGTGGATTCTAGTAGAGGATTTTAGCTCGGTGTACACTGATGTGGATGTGGAGAGAGTAACAGTCAAACACTCACACAAAAAGCGCAAAATGGCTGATGGCAGAGAGAAGACCATT AGCTCCGATGATGAGGAAGGCTTGGGGAAGGTGCGTGGCCGACACATCTTGGTGAACAAGACTGAGATGCCCAACTGGTCAGAGACCCTCGAGGGCTTTTATACAGCGAGGGAAAGCTGGGACATTCTACACTCCCACGACAGCCTTGAAACTG aGTTCAAAAAGATTTGTGCTTCTTGGAAGACCGACAGCTGGCTGTGGTTCCGCATTTTCCTCACCGACATGATCATATACCAG GGACAGTACCGTAAGGCCCTGTCTAGCTTGCACCAAATGGCCGCCGTGCAGCCGCCTCAGTCGGGTCAACAGAGTCCCTTGGGTCAGACCAGtctggagcaccaccgtgccctcATACAGCAGGCCTCCTGCCACTACGCACTGGGAGAATACAGG atggccTGTGAGAAGCTTCTTGATGTTGTCAGCGGTGTGGTACCGCCAAACCATGAACCAACAAAGACCCCTGAAGATCAGACGAGAGTTAAGACCAAAATGAAGAAAA GTCATGACCTGAGATTGCTCCCATGCACCAGCAATGCTATATTACCTTTCTGCCTCCAGCTAATGTTGGCCTGCTTCAAG ACGCGAGCCTTCATGGACAACCGAGATGACCTGTTGTTGGGTCACGTGGTGGTCCTCCTGCAGTACGACTGGCCACAGGGCGAGATGCTCTTCCTAAAAGCTGTGGATAAGATCTGTCTGCAAGGCGCTTTCCAGTATGAGAATTTCTTCAACTATGTCACCA ACATCGACATGCTGGAGGAGTTTGCATACCTGCGTACCCCTGACGGAGGGAGGATCCAACTGGAGCTGCTGCCCAATCAGGGGATGCTGATTAA GAACCCTAGGCCCGCCCTGGGTTTGGAGTTAAACACTCTTCTGCTACAAGGGGTTCAGACGATGGACAG ACACCACACCGTGACGAGAGGGATCACCAAAGGAGTGAAGGAGGATTTCCGTCTGGCTATGGAAAGGCAAGTGTCACGCTGTGGGGAGAACCTGCTCAATGTGCTGCACCGTTTCTGTATCAACGAGAAAATCATCATTGTCCAGTCTCTCCCTTGA
- the ints10 gene encoding integrator complex subunit 10 isoform X2 yields the protein MSAQKDCEFLVKRARELVPDDPCAAKAWLITARTLYPADFNIQYEMYIIERNAERTSCAGRLLYDMFLNFPDQPIVWREISVITAALRSDTQDKHSQFLRGLFETLPGRIQCEMLLKATEQCFNTLEKAEMLLLLLKRFPESVVQHGVSLGETLLEAETSEKVDSPINCFRKLFVCDVLPLVLNNMDMRLPASLMQKYILKAAEFYIGYVTQGPSPDGQINASQEGGPLKSPGVSRGSQRYVIDGLSEKSSVVAEPWERLLDLLAIVGARCEWQGDKGQRSYIDLLQRVKELCRYLPGLEGDTRARCCSQVVICTALVLFRNAFLYVSTVQPALFQGVNTLNLGPWILVEDFSSVYTDVDVERVTVKHSHKKRKMADGREKTISSDDEEGLGKVRGRHILVNKTEMPNWSETLEGFYTARESWDILHSHDSLETEFKKICASWKTDSWLWFRIFLTDMIIYQGQYRKALSSLHQMAAVQPPQSGQQSPLGQTSLEHHRALIQQASCHYALGEYRMACEKLLDVVSGVVPPNHEPTKTPEDQTRVKTKMKKSHDLRLLPCTSNAILPFCLQLMLACFKTRAFMDNRDDLLLGHVVVLLQYDWPQGEMLFLKAVDKICLQGAFQYENFFNYVTNIDMLEEFAYLRTPDGGRIQLELLPNQGMLIKHHTVTRGITKGVKEDFRLAMERQVSRCGENLLNVLHRFCINEKIIIVQSLP from the exons ATGTCAGCGCAAAAAGACTGCGAGTTTTTGGTCAAAAGAGCTCGCGAGCTCGTTCCTGATGACCCCTGTGCGGCTAAAGCCTGGCTCATAACTGCCAGGACGCTTTACCCTGCCGACTTCAACATACAG TATGAAATGTACATCATTGAACGCAATGCAGAAAGGACATCCTGTGCAGGGAGATTGCTCTATGACAT GTTTTTAAATTTCCCAGATCAACCCATTGTGTGGCGGGAGATCAGTGTCATCACCGCAGCTCTGCGTAGTGACACTCAGGACAAACATTCACAGTTCCTTCGAG GGCTTTTTGAAACACTGCCTGGTCGTATACAGTGTGAGATGTTGCTGAAGGCAACAGAGCAGTGCTTCAACACTTTGGAGAAGGCTGAGATGCTGTTGCTCCTACTGAAACGCTTTCCAGAGTCTGTGGTCCAACACGGA GTGAGTCTAGGTGAGACACTGTTGGAGGCAGAGACATCTGAGAAAGTGGACTCACCCATCAACTGCTTCAGAAAACTTTTTG TGTGTGACGTCCTTCCTTTGGTTCTAAACAACATGGACATGCGTCTGCCAGCCAGCTTGATGCAGAAATACATCCTGAAAGCTGCTGAGTTCTACATCGGTTACGTCACCCAAGGACCTTCACCCGACGGACAGATAAATG CGTCTCAAGAAGGTGGTCCTCTAAAGTCCCCCGGTGTCTCCCGTGGCTCCCAGCGCTATGTTATCGACGGCCTGTCGGAAAAATCTTCAGTGGTTGCCGAACCTTGGGAGAGGCTGTTGGACCTCCTTGCCATCGTTGGCGCTCGATGTGAGTGGCAGGGAGACAAAGGACAGAG GAGTTATATTGACTTACTTCAGAGAGTAAAGGAGCTGTGTCGCTACTTACCGGGCCTGGAGGGTGACACGAGAGCCCGCTGCTGCAGCCAGGTGGTTATCTGCACCGCCCTTGTCCTCTTCCGCAACGCCTTCCTCTACGTCTCGACTGTCCAGCCAGCGCTGTTCCAAG GTGTGAATACGCTCAACTTGGGGCCGTGGATTCTAGTAGAGGATTTTAGCTCGGTGTACACTGATGTGGATGTGGAGAGAGTAACAGTCAAACACTCACACAAAAAGCGCAAAATGGCTGATGGCAGAGAGAAGACCATT AGCTCCGATGATGAGGAAGGCTTGGGGAAGGTGCGTGGCCGACACATCTTGGTGAACAAGACTGAGATGCCCAACTGGTCAGAGACCCTCGAGGGCTTTTATACAGCGAGGGAAAGCTGGGACATTCTACACTCCCACGACAGCCTTGAAACTG aGTTCAAAAAGATTTGTGCTTCTTGGAAGACCGACAGCTGGCTGTGGTTCCGCATTTTCCTCACCGACATGATCATATACCAG GGACAGTACCGTAAGGCCCTGTCTAGCTTGCACCAAATGGCCGCCGTGCAGCCGCCTCAGTCGGGTCAACAGAGTCCCTTGGGTCAGACCAGtctggagcaccaccgtgccctcATACAGCAGGCCTCCTGCCACTACGCACTGGGAGAATACAGG atggccTGTGAGAAGCTTCTTGATGTTGTCAGCGGTGTGGTACCGCCAAACCATGAACCAACAAAGACCCCTGAAGATCAGACGAGAGTTAAGACCAAAATGAAGAAAA GTCATGACCTGAGATTGCTCCCATGCACCAGCAATGCTATATTACCTTTCTGCCTCCAGCTAATGTTGGCCTGCTTCAAG ACGCGAGCCTTCATGGACAACCGAGATGACCTGTTGTTGGGTCACGTGGTGGTCCTCCTGCAGTACGACTGGCCACAGGGCGAGATGCTCTTCCTAAAAGCTGTGGATAAGATCTGTCTGCAAGGCGCTTTCCAGTATGAGAATTTCTTCAACTATGTCACCA ACATCGACATGCTGGAGGAGTTTGCATACCTGCGTACCCCTGACGGAGGGAGGATCCAACTGGAGCTGCTGCCCAATCAGGGGATGCTGATTAA ACACCACACCGTGACGAGAGGGATCACCAAAGGAGTGAAGGAGGATTTCCGTCTGGCTATGGAAAGGCAAGTGTCACGCTGTGGGGAGAACCTGCTCAATGTGCTGCACCGTTTCTGTATCAACGAGAAAATCATCATTGTCCAGTCTCTCCCTTGA
- the LOC125989024 gene encoding mitochondrial nicotinamide adenine dinucleotide transporter SLC25A51 translates to MDSPSTQTPPPSSASLAKRGHPLLSTGPLSAILGPHGKHYLCGSIAAFTNIMVTFPIQKVLFRQQLHGVLALDAVRQLQREGLRNLYRGLLPPLLQKSTTVAIMFGLYEDFSRVLLERADGSGVPELVTRSFAAALAGTAEAFLVPFERVQTLLQDHRHHGRFNNTAHTFRTLLTEYGVRECYRGLVPILLRNGPSNVLFFGLRGPIKEQLPEATSRASHLVNDFVCGGVLGAALGIMFYPLNVVKSRAQSRVGGAFQPCRQVLLTVWRERGGSVAMLFRGAHLNYHRSLLSWGIINATYELLLKLI, encoded by the coding sequence ATGGACTCTCCATCAACGCAGACTCCTCCACCGTCGTCGGCCTCTTTGGCTAAAAGAGGTCACCCCCTGCTTTCTACGGGACCCCTGAGCGCCATTCTAGGACCTCATGGAAAGCATTACCTCTGTGGCTCCATCGCAGCTTTCACCAACATCATGGTGACCTTCCCCATCCAAAAGGTTCTCTTCCGCCAGCAGCTGCATGGTGTGCTGGCGCTCGATGCGGTACGGCAGCTACAAAGGGAAGGACTTAGGAATCTTTACAGGGGGCTGCTTCCCCCGCTACTCCAGAAGAGCACCACCGTGGCGATTATGTTCGGCTTGTACGAGGACTTCTCCCGAGTTCTTCTAGAGCGTGCCGACGGCAGCGGTGTGCCAGAGCTGGTCACGCGAAGCTTCGCCGCTGCATTGGCGGGAACAGCGGAGGCCTTCCTGGTCCCCTTTGAGCGTGTGCAGACGCTCCTTCAGGACCACCGGCACCACGGACGCTTTAACAACACGGCCCACACCTTCAGGACACTTCTGACCGAGTACGGTGTCCGGGAGTGCTACCGCGGCCTGGTGCCCATATTGCTCCGCAACGGCCCGAGCAACGTGCTGTTCTTCGGCCTGCGAGGACCCATAAAGGAACAGCTCCCCGAAGCCACCAGCCGGGCCAGTCACCTCGTTAACGATTTTGTATGTGGGGGCGTTCTGGGGGCGGCGCTTGGCATCATGTTCTACCCGTTGAACGTCGTCAAGTCGCGGGCTCAGTCTCGGGTAGGCGGAGCCTTCCAGCCGTGCAGGCAGGTGTTGCTCACGGTGTGGCGGGAGCGTGGCGGGAGCGTTGCCATGCTCTTTCGAGGGGCCCACCTCAATTACCACCGTTCGCTCCTCTCCTGGGGTATCATCAATGCCACCTACGAGCTGCTGCTGAAGCtcatatga